From Synoicihabitans lomoniglobus, the proteins below share one genomic window:
- a CDS encoding DoxX family protein, whose amino-acid sequence MKKFFALSFLPVNAALGLLFLRILAGGAMAVLHGWGKLLGFGKMFHTFPDPLGISSEASYLFATGAEFLGAIMVVLGVFTRFAALSVVFTMGVAFFIVHGGALSGEGSGEMGMIYGIVFLPFIFTGAGRYSIDAKLGNP is encoded by the coding sequence ATGAAAAAGTTCTTCGCCCTCTCGTTTTTGCCCGTCAACGCCGCCCTGGGACTCTTGTTCCTCCGAATCCTTGCGGGAGGGGCGATGGCGGTGTTGCACGGCTGGGGCAAGCTGTTGGGTTTTGGCAAAATGTTTCACACGTTTCCCGATCCCCTGGGGATCTCGTCGGAGGCCAGTTATCTCTTCGCCACCGGCGCGGAGTTCCTGGGGGCGATCATGGTCGTGCTGGGGGTGTTCACCCGATTCGCCGCCCTGAGCGTGGTGTTCACGATGGGCGTGGCGTTTTTCATCGTCCATGGCGGGGCGTTGTCCGGTGAAGGCAGCGGTGAGATGGGCATGATCTACGGCATCGTCTTCCTACCCTTCATCTTCACCGGAGCCGGCCGCTACTCGATCGACGCCAAACTGGGCAATCCGTAG
- a CDS encoding chloride channel protein — MILDLPARAMARLPVKTRGIVQTVIFGLVAGGAAVAFHLCIHTVFEHGIQRLTRESTPVFLIGTFLVIGGTSAISGWLLSAFCPAAAGSGIPQVKLAFWKDMGEIPFRVVWVKFIAGVLSVGGGNSLGREGPSVQLAAGLSSQVSGVLGVAKHKRRLASAAGAAAGLAAAFNTPIAAVTFVLEEIIGDLNSRMLGSILLAAVVGALVAHGLLGEQPAFTLRGAGSPEWQVYIATPFVAAIAALAGVWFQRFSLGLRAWNKEKHRVPLWMRTTLGGLAVWLIGCTVFLHTGHTGVFGLGYEDLSSALNDQMAWTHAALLLVAKLVATAVCYGLGAAGGIFAPTLFFGGMAGAAMAGLIDLVYPLSTAGHVTLAVVGMCACLGAVVRAPVTGLLIVFEMTHEFAMVPALMVGGLVSIGIAKYFTKHNFYDVVLEQDGQSVERVMPPRDLRSWQETPVSRAANFRPVLVKDLSVGNLRAVLAESRHDCFPVVIDRKLKGAITREHMQRVVDFGDEPIIDSVSTCRREATIREVQGKVIESPANIVVIVGGEDEVVIGIMTLHDILRAEILFTKE; from the coding sequence GTGATACTCGACCTCCCCGCCCGCGCCATGGCCCGACTGCCCGTGAAGACACGGGGCATTGTGCAGACCGTTATCTTCGGTCTCGTGGCGGGTGGTGCAGCTGTCGCTTTTCACCTGTGTATTCACACCGTGTTCGAGCACGGTATCCAGCGCCTCACTCGCGAGAGCACGCCGGTGTTTTTGATCGGCACGTTTTTGGTCATCGGCGGCACCTCCGCGATCTCGGGCTGGTTGTTGAGTGCGTTTTGTCCGGCGGCGGCGGGATCGGGCATTCCCCAGGTCAAATTGGCGTTTTGGAAAGACATGGGCGAAATCCCGTTCCGGGTGGTCTGGGTCAAGTTCATCGCGGGGGTGCTCAGCGTGGGTGGCGGCAACAGTCTGGGCCGGGAGGGTCCGTCGGTGCAATTGGCGGCGGGATTGTCGTCGCAAGTGAGCGGGGTGCTGGGGGTGGCCAAACACAAGCGGCGGCTCGCGAGTGCGGCGGGGGCGGCGGCCGGCTTGGCGGCGGCGTTTAACACGCCCATCGCGGCGGTGACGTTTGTGCTGGAAGAGATCATCGGCGACCTCAACAGCCGCATGCTGGGTTCGATCCTGCTGGCCGCCGTCGTCGGGGCGTTGGTGGCGCACGGGCTATTGGGCGAGCAACCGGCGTTCACGCTGCGGGGGGCGGGTTCGCCGGAGTGGCAGGTCTACATCGCGACGCCATTCGTGGCGGCGATCGCGGCATTGGCGGGCGTGTGGTTTCAACGGTTTTCGCTGGGCCTGCGCGCGTGGAACAAAGAGAAGCACCGCGTGCCGCTGTGGATGCGCACGACGCTCGGCGGGCTCGCGGTATGGTTGATCGGCTGCACGGTGTTTTTGCACACCGGCCACACGGGGGTGTTCGGTCTGGGCTACGAGGATCTTTCGAGCGCCCTCAATGACCAAATGGCCTGGACTCACGCCGCGTTGCTGTTGGTCGCCAAGCTGGTGGCGACGGCGGTCTGTTACGGACTGGGGGCCGCGGGTGGTATTTTTGCCCCGACGTTGTTCTTCGGCGGGATGGCGGGTGCCGCCATGGCGGGGTTGATCGATCTGGTTTACCCGTTGAGCACCGCGGGTCATGTGACGCTCGCGGTCGTCGGCATGTGTGCGTGTCTCGGCGCGGTGGTGCGGGCCCCGGTCACGGGTTTGTTGATCGTGTTCGAGATGACCCATGAGTTTGCCATGGTGCCCGCGCTGATGGTCGGCGGGTTGGTGAGCATCGGTATCGCGAAGTATTTCACGAAGCACAATTTCTACGACGTCGTGCTCGAACAGGATGGTCAGTCCGTCGAACGCGTGATGCCGCCCCGCGATCTGCGCTCGTGGCAGGAAACCCCGGTGAGCCGGGCTGCCAATTTCCGGCCGGTTTTGGTCAAGGATTTGTCGGTCGGAAACCTGCGCGCTGTCCTCGCAGAATCCCGCCACGATTGTTTTCCCGTCGTGATTGACCGGAAGCTGAAAGGGGCGATCACCCGTGAACACATGCAGCGCGTGGTGGACTTCGGCGATGAACCCATCATCGATTCGGTCTCCACCTGCCGAAGGGAAGCCACCATCCGCGAAGTGCAGGGCAAGGTCATCGAGTCCCCCGCCAACATCGTGGTCATCGTGGGGGGCGAAGACGAAGTCGTGATCGGTATCATGACC
- a CDS encoding class I SAM-dependent methyltransferase: MSFDTLAPHYRWLEKAMAGRVLQRARLAHLAVLDRAERILLVGEGPGRFLGALRARRPDVAVTVVDSSAGMLQRARRVDRGGPTEFVQADLRAWTPEPGAWDAIATHCVLDCFGPDSLAHVVATLARAAATEADWIVTDFAVPLQPGWRRLRARGAHALMYGSFRLVTGLEARQLTPPDDLLQSNGFGLQARRTFNHGLLQADHWHRQVI; encoded by the coding sequence ATGAGCTTCGACACGCTCGCACCGCACTACCGTTGGCTGGAAAAAGCCATGGCCGGTCGCGTGTTGCAACGGGCTCGGCTGGCTCATCTGGCGGTGCTCGATCGAGCCGAGCGCATCCTGCTCGTCGGCGAGGGACCGGGACGATTTTTGGGAGCATTGCGCGCGCGGCGGCCGGACGTCGCCGTGACGGTGGTCGATTCGAGCGCCGGGATGTTGCAACGGGCTCGGCGGGTCGATCGGGGTGGACCGACGGAGTTTGTGCAGGCCGATTTACGTGCGTGGACGCCGGAGCCGGGAGCTTGGGATGCGATTGCAACGCATTGTGTGCTCGACTGTTTCGGACCCGATTCGCTCGCGCATGTCGTCGCCACGCTCGCGCGGGCAGCGGCCACGGAGGCCGACTGGATCGTGACCGATTTTGCCGTTCCCCTTCAACCGGGCTGGCGAAGACTGCGCGCCCGCGGAGCCCATGCGCTCATGTATGGCTCGTTTCGGCTCGTGACCGGCCTGGAGGCGCGGCAGCTCACGCCCCCCGACGATTTGTTGCAGTCGAACGGTTTCGGACTGCAGGCGCGCCGCACCTTCAACCACGGTCTGTTGCAGGCGGACCACTGGCACCGGCAGGTAATTTAG